Proteins encoded within one genomic window of Canis lupus dingo isolate Sandy chromosome 28, ASM325472v2, whole genome shotgun sequence:
- the MORN4 gene encoding MORN repeat-containing protein 4 isoform X1 gives MTLTKGSFTYSSGEEYRGEWKEGRRHGFGQLMFADGGTYLGHFENGLFNGFGVLTFSDGSRYEGEFAQGKFNGVGVFIRHDNMTFEGEFKNGRVDGFGLLTFPDGSHGIPRNEGLFENNKLLRREKCSAVVQRAQSASKSARNLTA, from the exons ATGACCCTGACAAAAGGTTCCTTCACCTACTCCAGCGGGGAGGAATATCGTGGAGAGTGGAAGGAAG GCCGCAGACATGGTTTTGGTCAACTGATGTTTGCAGATGGTGGCACCTACCTGGGTCATTTTGAGAATGGGCTCTTTAATGGCTTCGGGGTACTGACCTTCTCAGATGGCTCAAG GTACGAGGGGGAGTTTGCCCAGGGCAAGTTTAACGGCGTCGGAGTCTTCATTCGACATGACAACATGACATTTGAAGGGgaatttaaaaatggcagagtAGACGGTTTTG GCCTGCTGACTTTCCCTGATGGTTCTCATGGAATACCCCGCAATGAAGGTCTGTTTGAGAACAACAAGCTGCTGCGGCGTGAGAAGTGCTCGGCGGTCGTCCAGCGAGCCCAGAGTGCCTCCAAGTCAGCCAGAAATCTCACTGCCTGA
- the MORN4 gene encoding MORN repeat-containing protein 4 isoform X2 has translation MLVTRWEGPGSRIFLVPVLGRRHGFGQLMFADGGTYLGHFENGLFNGFGVLTFSDGSRYEGEFAQGKFNGVGVFIRHDNMTFEGEFKNGRVDGFGLLTFPDGSHGIPRNEGLFENNKLLRREKCSAVVQRAQSASKSARNLTA, from the exons ATGCTTGTGACAAGATGGGAAGGTCCTGGAAGCCGGATTTTCCTGGTGCCTGTTCTGG GCCGCAGACATGGTTTTGGTCAACTGATGTTTGCAGATGGTGGCACCTACCTGGGTCATTTTGAGAATGGGCTCTTTAATGGCTTCGGGGTACTGACCTTCTCAGATGGCTCAAG GTACGAGGGGGAGTTTGCCCAGGGCAAGTTTAACGGCGTCGGAGTCTTCATTCGACATGACAACATGACATTTGAAGGGgaatttaaaaatggcagagtAGACGGTTTTG GCCTGCTGACTTTCCCTGATGGTTCTCATGGAATACCCCGCAATGAAGGTCTGTTTGAGAACAACAAGCTGCTGCGGCGTGAGAAGTGCTCGGCGGTCGTCCAGCGAGCCCAGAGTGCCTCCAAGTCAGCCAGAAATCTCACTGCCTGA